Below is a window of Chiloscyllium punctatum isolate Juve2018m chromosome 52, sChiPun1.3, whole genome shotgun sequence DNA.
CAAAGATTAGcagggcagcctttgtgtggaacaaCAGGAAATGTGGGAGATACTAAGTGAGTTCTTACTGAggagaaggaaatggaagatgtagaatgtgggAATTGGattgtgacatcttgcaaaatgttcagaattTAGAGGAGGTGCTGCTGGAAGTTTTTCAACATAAAGGTTGGATAAAACACGAGGTGTCGTGGCCTACAAATAAGGCTACCTCAGAATACAGCAGGATCTCAATCAGTTGGGCGATTGGACCCAGGATTGGTATATTGAGTTCAATTTAGATCAATATGAGGTGCAACAAttttgaaaggcaaatcagggcaggacttacacacttaatattaaggtcctgtggagtgttgctgaactaagagatgttggaatgcagattcattgttgcttgaaagtagagttatagttagataggatagcaaagaaggcatttatatgttttcctttactggtcagagcttTGTGTATGTAAGTTAGGTGAACACATTGTGGGTGTATAGAACATTGTTTatgccacttctggaatattatgtgcaattctggtttgtCTCCcatggaaaggatgttgtgaaatttgaaacagCTATTCAAGATAGTTTTTGGTCCAATGAAAAGGCCTAAAATTTGGGAAGATATATAGTGAAAGACATGAAGGCTGCAAACAGATCTAAATTCAGCCAATGGCAGGGAAAAGGGATTTGACTAACAAAGAGTAAATGAAGAAAACAGTAATGTTGCAGAAGCCATGAAAGAAAAAAAGGTTGAAGCAAAAATAAATGTGTAAAGAGAGAAATAGGTTGGTAAAGAGGACCATATGTCACTTACAACATAAAAAAGGGGAGTTTAAAATGGGGAACAAAAACatctcaaaaatctctaacaTAATGTTGTTCTCTGTTCACAAATGTTCACACAACTAACACAGTAATAAAGTCGGGGAGTTTACTGAGCGGGAAAAACTGAACCAAATCAGTATTATTTGGGAAATGATGTTGGGACGGTGGGTAGGATTGAAGGTTGGGAAACACCAGGCCTTGATCATCTACGTCACAGAGTATTTAATGTCGTGGACTGAGTAGTACTGGATGCAGTGGTGATTCCTAGTGAAGgccttttgtccaaaacatcggttttcctgctcctcggatgctgtctgacctgttctgcttttccagcaccattctgatctaaactctggttcccagcatctgtactcctcacttttgcctggatgCAGTGGTGGTCATGTTCTATAAGCTCTGCAATAATTTACACATTGGTGGCGAGCTAGTGTAAGCAATCCAATGGAAAAGGGAGGTAGGTATAAaattgggaactatagaccagtcagcctcaGGGAAAAATCAAAATGAAAGCTTCAGTTGTAAAGCATTTGACAACACAGTATTCAAGATCCGATAGAATCAGTATGgatatgaagggcctgttccagtgcACGCTGTTCTGTCTTCTAAGCTTGAGAAACCGACTGGCCATCTTTGAGGATGTAAACAGTGGAGCTGATGAGAGTGTAACAGTTACTGAGGAGAAAAACTACAACTAACTCTCTGGACACCGCAGCAAAGGCTGAAAGGAGGAGAAATCCTCTCTATCCACACTTACATTTGGGGATATTTCGGCGTTTGACTGTGTGAATGTGAATATTGTGTCAAAGAGACTGTAGGGAAAGGGCGGGCGATTAGTCTAAcgtaagtgtgtttgtgtgtccgctAATATTATGATATTTCCAAGTCTATCTTATGTAACTCAAAAATATTTACAATTCAGGTTATCCCCCTGCTCCCCTTCTAAACCTCAAAGGTAGAATTCAAGGCAATACATTTGTTAGTTTCAAGATTTCGGTCTAAAAGTAGCGACAATGTCACCGTTCACCTCAGACAGCGCCATCAGTGCAGCAGCAAAATGCGTTTAACTCGGCAACGGAGCCGTCTATTCGAGTGAAAACTTTTCCGCCGTAAACCTTCCAGTGTCAGGGTGAGGAGCGATCGAGCCTGGGTCTCTGGAGATGCGGAATTTCAGAGGAATCGAAGAGTTTAGGCCGTTCAAGAAACACAGAGAAGCAGCAGGAACAGGGAGCTGACGGCAGGTTGTCCCTGCGCCGTCCGCTCGCTGCCTTGAAGTTGCTCAGTGCCGCCACCAGCAGCTTCATTGCTGACCCAGTTCAGACTGACTCAGAGAGAGATTCAGCGCAGAGTTCTCAACATGAGCGACAGTGCAGCCGCCGAAACGGCTCCTCCAGTCTCCGCTCCCACCAAAGTCAAGGCTCCCAAGAAGAAGGCGACGGCTCCCAGGAAAAAAACACCCGGTCCCGGGTTGGGAGAGCTGATTCTGAAGGTTGTCGGGGATATCAAGGATCGCAAAGGGACGTCTCTGTCCGCTGTAAAGAAGGCGCTGGAGAGAAGCGGGATCGATGTGAGAAAGCGAAATGCACAGATCAAGATGAGTATCAGGAGGTGCCTGGCGAACGGCTCCCTTGTTCTGGTCAAGGGCCAGGGCGTCTCCGGCTCCTTCAAACTCCCAAAGAATCCAGTCAAGGCAAAAGCGGGAAAGAAGGCGGGAACATCAGCAGCCGCCAAGAAACCGGCCGTGAAGAAATCTGCGGCCAAGAAGGTGACAGCAAAGAAACCTCAGGCCAAGAAAGCGACAGCAAAGAAATCCCCAGCCAAGAAAGCGACAGTCAAGAAATCCCCAGCCAAGAAAGCGAGCGGCAAGAAGACGGCATCGCCAAAGAAAGCGGTGAGCAAAGCAGCGCCAAAGAAACGGACTCCCGTGAAGAAGGTGAAAAAGGCCAAGAGCCCTAAAGCCCCCAAACCCCTCAGCAAACCGGCTAAAGGCAAGGCCAAGCCCAAAGCGAAAGTGACCAAGACAGCAGCAAAGAAATGAACCAGTCGGTGTAATATATAACCATTTGAACCCAAAGGCTCTTATCAGAGCCACCCACATCTCTCAGGAAAGAGCTGAGCCCGGATCCAATGTTATAGGTAACGCAGACCGACCTATTAATTGATCTGAATAAATCAAATAAACACTTGCCATGGTTTACGAAATTGGTAGAcctgagaatgtggaagatgatAAAAAAAACAAAGTGAGATTTTGTCCTTTTATCAGTGTTCACTGCATTAGCCTTTAAGATGTTTAAATTGGCGGGGTTGTTTAGATTGATTCACGGTGGGTAAACGTTCGGTTGTTCAGTTTGTCTGGGCTGTTTCAAACCCAGCCTTTCCTCCTACCTGTTACAGACAGACCAGGCAATGATCCCGCCTCCTGTCCCCTCTGACAGCTAACTAGGTTTTAAAGAATTACTATAATATATTAAATGTTATATTCGTTGCAGACGGATGGTGTTTTGTGTTTTAATGGTTAACTTAATCTCAAGGTTTGTGAGGGTGAATTCGGCGGGCATTTTCAAACTGACCAACTGTCATTTCACGTTATCCAATCAGCCTCCAACAAttcttttcctgccttttctgtcCCTTCCGGAGCTGTTTCTCTGTGGGTTGAGGGACAGGGCTGTATCCAATCCCAGCTCTAGGGCGGGCTCTCCGTTCCCTTAAACAGGCAGCACCGCAGCAGCCTCAGCATTGACAGCAGcagcctgtgtgtgttacagagagttggAGAGAATGGCCCGAACCAAGCAGACAGCGCGCAAATCCACCGGAGGGAAAGCTCCCCGCAAGCAGCTGGCGACCAAAGCGGCCCGCAAGAGCGCTCCGGCCACGGGCGGAGTGAAGAAGCCTCATCGCTACAGGCCCGGTACGGTGGCTCTGCGGGAGATCCGCCGCTACCAGAAATCCACCGAGCTGCTGATCCGCAAACTACCCTTCCAGCGGCTGGTGCGAGAGATCGCTCAGGACTTCAAGACCGACCTGCGCTTCCAGAGCTCGGCGGTGATGGCCCTGCAGGAGGCCAGCGAGGCTTACCTGGTGGGACTGTTTGAGGACACCAACCTGTGCGCCATCCACGCCAAGCGGGTCACCATCATGCCCAAAGACATCCAGCTGGCCCGCCGGATCCGCGGGGAGCGCGCCTAAACGGAGCCTGGCCGGCCCTGCACATTcaccccgagagagagagagaaacacaacgGCTCTTTTCAGAGCCACTAAACCATCCAGAGAGAGCAGGAAACGATGGGGTGCATTAATATTGTAATTATAAATCTATGAAGTAAATAGGGATTGAGTGAAATATTGATTTCGCGTCAGAGTCAGCGACAATGAAAATACAGCGACCGAGGTCTTCGGTGATCGCAGAATTTATTATAATAACGATATTAGAGATTTGTAATTTTGCTACACAATTAGGAATTCCCCCAGCAAAAGCCCCCTCTTCTCATTGTTTATCATGGTGGTAAACATGGCTTGTGCTTGTGGAGAAGGCGCGGGAGAAGATTTGGCGCAAAGAGACCAACCGCTTTTATTTCGAATTGAAAAGCCCGCCAACATGCCAGAGGAGAATGCGTGAATTCTTATTCGGTGGTTTGTTTTTGTAATGGCAAAAACAAATCATACTTTACTCCCTTTCCTAATTTGcatctgc
It encodes the following:
- the LOC140470924 gene encoding histone H3, with amino-acid sequence MARTKQTARKSTGGKAPRKQLATKAARKSAPATGGVKKPHRYRPGTVALREIRRYQKSTELLIRKLPFQRLVREIAQDFKTDLRFQSSAVMALQEASEAYLVGLFEDTNLCAIHAKRVTIMPKDIQLARRIRGERA
- the LOC140470881 gene encoding histone H1-like — its product is MSDSAAAETAPPVSAPTKVKAPKKKATAPRKKTPGPGLGELILKVVGDIKDRKGTSLSAVKKALERSGIDVRKRNAQIKMSIRRCLANGSLVLVKGQGVSGSFKLPKNPVKAKAGKKAGTSAAAKKPAVKKSAAKKVTAKKPQAKKATAKKSPAKKATVKKSPAKKASGKKTASPKKAVSKAAPKKRTPVKKVKKAKSPKAPKPLSKPAKGKAKPKAKVTKTAAKK